A window of the Oryza brachyantha chromosome 5, ObraRS2, whole genome shotgun sequence genome harbors these coding sequences:
- the LOC102701634 gene encoding nucleosome assembly protein 1;2 isoform X1 produces the protein MSDGKDSLDLSGLGAAVPNAKELSAEDKAHLVESIKNTLQGLAARHTDVLESLEPKVRKRVEVLREIQSQHDDLEAKFFEERAALEAKYQKMYEPLYSKRYEIVNGVVEVDGVTKESADETPADKKEETGVPEFWLNAMKNHEILSEEIQERDEEALKYLKDIKWHRISEPKGFKLEFYFDTNPIFKNSVLTKTYHMIDEDEPILEKAIGTEIEWFPGRCLTQKVLKKKPKKGSKNTKPITKTENCESFFNFFSPPQVPDDEEEIDEDTAEQLQNQMEQDYDIGSTIRDKIIPHAVSWFTGEAAQDEDLEGIMDDEDDDDEDDDDDEDEDDEDDEDEEDEKVIKKGGRVPAGEGQQGERPAECKQQ, from the exons ATGAGCGACGGCAAGGACTCCCTCGACCTCTCtggcctcggcgccgccgtccccaaCGCCAAAG AGCTCAGCGCGGAGGACAAGGCCCATCTCGTGGAGTCGATTAAG AACACGCTGCAGGGATTGGCGGCGCGGCACACGGATGTGCTCGAGAGCCTCGAGCCCAAGGTCAGGAAGCGCGTCGAAGTGCTCAGGGAGATCCAG AGCCAACATGATGATCTCGAGGCGAAGTTTTTTGAGGAGAGAGCCGCACTTGAAGCTAAATATCAGAAGATGTATGAGCCGTTGTACTCTAAg CGATATGAAATTGTGAATGGTGTGGTTGAGGTAGACGGTGTCACCAAAGAAAGTGCAGATGAAACTCCTGCGGATAAGAAAG AGGAAACGGGTGTACCTGAGTTCTGGCTTAATGCCATGAAGAACCATGAAATCCTTTCCGAGGAG ATCCAGGAGAGGGATGAGGAAGCTCTTAAGTACCTCAAGGACATCAAATGGCACAGGATTAGTGAGCCAAAGGGTTTCAAGCTTGAGTTTTACTTTGATACTAATCCGATCTTCAAGAACTCAGTGCTTACCAAAACATACCACATGATTGATGAAGATGAACCAATCCTGGAGAAAGCCATTGG TACTGAAATCGAATGGTTCCCGGGGAGGTGCTTGACACAAAAGGTGCTCAAGAAGAAACCAAAGAAGGGCTCAAAGAACACTAAACCTATCacaaaaactgaaaactgTGAGAgcttttttaatttcttcagtCCACCTCAAGTTCCTGATGATGAGGAGGAAATTGATGAGGATACA GCTGAACAGTTGCAGAACCAAATGGAACAAGATTATGACATTGG ATCTACCATTAGAGACAAGATTATTCCACATGCTGTTTCATGGTTCACTGGAGAAGCTGCTCAAGATGAGGACCTTGAAGGAATTATggatgatgaagatgatgatgatgaagatgacgacgatgatgaAGATGAGGATGACGAGGATGATGAAGACGAAGAGGATGAAAAGGTTATAAAA AAGGGAGGACGGGTTCCTGCAGGTGAAGGGCAGCAGGGCGAGCGGCCTGCAGAATGCAAGCAACAGTGA
- the LOC102701634 gene encoding nucleosome assembly protein 1;2 isoform X2, which translates to MSDGKDSLDLSGLGAAVPNAKELSAEDKAHLVESIKNTLQGLAARHTDVLESLEPKVRKRVEVLREIQSQHDDLEAKFFEERAALEAKYQKMYEPLYSKRYEIVNGVVEVDGVTKESADETPADKKEETGVPEFWLNAMKNHEILSEEIQERDEEALKYLKDIKWHRISEPKGFKLEFYFDTNPIFKNSVLTKTYHMIDEDEPILEKAIGTEIEWFPGRCLTQKVLKKKPKKGSKNTKPITKTENCESFFNFFSPPQVPDDEEEIDEDTAEQLQNQMEQDYDIGSTIRDKIIPHAVSWFTGEAAQDEDLEGIMDDEDDDDEDDDDDEDEDDEDDEDEEDEKKGGRVPAGEGQQGERPAECKQQ; encoded by the exons ATGAGCGACGGCAAGGACTCCCTCGACCTCTCtggcctcggcgccgccgtccccaaCGCCAAAG AGCTCAGCGCGGAGGACAAGGCCCATCTCGTGGAGTCGATTAAG AACACGCTGCAGGGATTGGCGGCGCGGCACACGGATGTGCTCGAGAGCCTCGAGCCCAAGGTCAGGAAGCGCGTCGAAGTGCTCAGGGAGATCCAG AGCCAACATGATGATCTCGAGGCGAAGTTTTTTGAGGAGAGAGCCGCACTTGAAGCTAAATATCAGAAGATGTATGAGCCGTTGTACTCTAAg CGATATGAAATTGTGAATGGTGTGGTTGAGGTAGACGGTGTCACCAAAGAAAGTGCAGATGAAACTCCTGCGGATAAGAAAG AGGAAACGGGTGTACCTGAGTTCTGGCTTAATGCCATGAAGAACCATGAAATCCTTTCCGAGGAG ATCCAGGAGAGGGATGAGGAAGCTCTTAAGTACCTCAAGGACATCAAATGGCACAGGATTAGTGAGCCAAAGGGTTTCAAGCTTGAGTTTTACTTTGATACTAATCCGATCTTCAAGAACTCAGTGCTTACCAAAACATACCACATGATTGATGAAGATGAACCAATCCTGGAGAAAGCCATTGG TACTGAAATCGAATGGTTCCCGGGGAGGTGCTTGACACAAAAGGTGCTCAAGAAGAAACCAAAGAAGGGCTCAAAGAACACTAAACCTATCacaaaaactgaaaactgTGAGAgcttttttaatttcttcagtCCACCTCAAGTTCCTGATGATGAGGAGGAAATTGATGAGGATACA GCTGAACAGTTGCAGAACCAAATGGAACAAGATTATGACATTGG ATCTACCATTAGAGACAAGATTATTCCACATGCTGTTTCATGGTTCACTGGAGAAGCTGCTCAAGATGAGGACCTTGAAGGAATTATggatgatgaagatgatgatgatgaagatgacgacgatgatgaAGATGAGGATGACGAGGATGATGAAGACGAAGAGGATGAAAAG AAGGGAGGACGGGTTCCTGCAGGTGAAGGGCAGCAGGGCGAGCGGCCTGCAGAATGCAAGCAACAGTGA